DNA from Stenotrophomonas acidaminiphila:
CAAGCCGGGCAGCAAGGCGCGTGGCCCGCAGTCGTCCGACGACAATGGCGGCAACCGCTTCGGCGGCCAGCTGCACCTGTCGCCGTCCGACCGCGCGCGCCGCGGCGGCAACAACAGCAATTCCCGCGGCCGTCCGGGCGCGCGCGCGCCGCAGGGCCGCCGTGGCGCCGAGCAGTCGCGCGGCGGTGGTGGCAACCATGGCTTCGAGCGTCCGACCGCGCCGGTCGTGCGCGAGGTCGCCATCGGCGACACCATCACCGTGGCCGACCTGGCGCAGAAGCTCGCGCTGAAGGGCGGCGAAGTGGTCAAGGCGCTGTTCAAGATGGGCGTGATGGCCACCATCACCCAGTCCATCGACCATGACACCGCGGCGCTGGTGACCGAGGAACTCGGGCACAAGGCGGTACGTGCCGGCAACAACGATGCCGAGGACGCGCTGCTGGCCATCACCGATGCCGACCAGGGCGACGCCGTGCCGCGTCCGCCGGTGGTCACCATTATGGGCCACGTCGACCACGGCAAGACCTCGCTGCTGGATTACATCCGCCGCACCAAGGTCGCCAACGGCGAAGCCGGCGGCATCACCCAGCACATCGGCGCGTACCACGTGGAAACGCCCAAGGGCGTCATCAGCTTCCTCGACACCCCCGGCCATGCCGCGTTCACCTCGATGCGTGCCCGCGGTGCGCAGCTGACCGACGTGGTGGTGGTGGTGGTGGCGGCCGACGACGGCGTCATGCCGCAGACCCGCGAAGCCATCCAGCACGCCCGCGCGGCCAACGCGCCGATCGTGGTGGCGATCAACAAGATCGACAAGTCGTCCGCCGATCCGATGCGGGTCAAGAACGAGCTGCTCGCCGAGCAGGTCGTGGCCGAGGACTTCGGTGGCGACACCCAGATGGTGGAGATCTCGGCCAAGACCGGCCAGGGCATCGACGACCTGCTGGATGCGATTTCGCTGCAGGCCGAAGTGCTGGAGCTGAAGGCCGTGGCCGAAGGCCGCGCCAGCGGCGTGGTCATCGAATCCTCGCTGGACAAGGGCCGTGGCCCGGTCGCGACGGTGCTGGTGCAGCAGGGTCAGCTCAAGAAGGGCGACTACCTGGTGTGCGGCATCCAGTACGGCCGCGTGCGTGCGCTGTTCGACGAGACCGGCCGCCAGGTGGCCGAGGCCGGCCCGTCGATCCCGGTGCAGGTGCTGGGCCTGTCCGGCGTGCCGGATGCCGGCGACGACTTCGTGGTCGTCGACGACGAGCGCCTGGCCAAGGACGTGGCGCAGCAGCGCGAGACCAAGCGCCGCGAGTCGCGCCTGGTCGCCAGTGCCGGCAGCCGCATGGAAGACATCATGGCGCAGATGGGCAAGGGCGAAGGCCAGCAGGTGCTGAACCTGCTGATCAAGGCCGACGTCCAGGGTTCGGTGCAGGCGCTGAGCCAGTCGCTGGTGGGGCTGTCCAACGACGAGATCCGGATCAACGTGATCCACTCCGGCGTGGGCGGCATCACCGAATCGGACGCCAACTCGGCGGTGGCCTCCAAGGCCACGGTCATCGGCTTCAACGTGCGTGCGGACGCTTCGGCCCGTCGCATCATCGAATCCAACGGCGTCGACCTGCGCTACTTCTCGATCATCTATGACGTGATCGACCAGGTGAAGCAGGTGGCTTCGGGCCTGCTGGGCGTGGAAATCCGCGAAGAGATCATCGGCATCGCCGAGGTCCGCGACGTGTTCCGCAGCTCCAAGTTCGGCGCGGTCGCCGGCTGCATGGTGGTCGAGGGCGTGGTCAAGCGGAACAAGCCGATCCGCGTGCTGCGCGACAGCGTGGTGGTGTTCGAGGGCGAACTGGAATCGCTGCGCCGCTTCAAGGAGAACGTGGACGAGGTCCGCAACGGTACCGAGTGCGGTATCGGCGTGAAGGCCTACAACGACGTCAAGGCGGGCGACCAGATCGAGTGCTTCGAGCGCATCGAAGTGCCGCGCACCCTGTAATGACGCCGTACCGGCCGGCCCGCGCGACGCGGGCCGGCCGCGTTTTCCCCGCAACAACCAGACGAGCGAGATTCCGTGCCCAAGACTTTCCACCGTACCGACCGAGTTTCCGCGCAGATCCGCCGTGATCTGGGCACGCTGGTGCATGCCGCCGTGCGCGAGCATGGCCTGCCATCGGTCAGTGTCTCGGACGTGGAGGTCACCCGCGACATGGCCCATGCCAAGGTGTTCGTCACCGCGCTGATGCCGGAGCGTTCGGTCGAGGCGGTCAAGGGCCTGCGCGAACTGGCCGGCGAGCTGCGCATGGGCCTGGCCCGGGCGATGAAGCTGCGCCACGTGCCGGAGCTGCATTTCCATTACGACGATTCGGTGGACCGCGGCGAACGCATCGACAACCTGCTGCGCGACCTGCCGGATGTGCAGTCGGCGCAGCCCGGCACCGATGGCGAGGAAGGCGAGAAGGCCTGAGCGTTCGAGCATGTGTCGTCTCCCGGCGGTAAGTATCCTCCGGGGGATGGATGCGAGCGAGGCGGGCGGGACCGAACCGGGCGGTGTTTCGCGGCCGCGGCAGCCCATGGCGCAAGCGGCTGGTTCCGCTCACGCGCAAGGAGCGGGTAGCTTTTCTTCGCCAGTGCAGAGACAGATAGTCCAGAGCGGTGCTCTGCCATTGCTGGCTGGCAAGCACGCCCTGCCAGCGCGCCCGGCGTGTTGCGCGCCACGGGCCGCTCCGCCGCATCCGATTGCCCGCCGGGACATCCGTGTCTCTTCCAGAACCGGTGCCATCCCTGCGTGCCGGCCAGCGGGTTTGTCCGCGGCTGGGTCGCTGCGGAAGGACGCCCCAAGATCCAAGGCCGCAAGGCCACTGCAACCGCAGCAACAAGGCAGACCGAGGCAGAACTAATGCGTCCCCGTATCCAATTCCGCCGCCTGGATGGCATCGTCCTGCTCGACAAGTCTGCCGGCATGAGCTCCAACACCGCGCTGCAGGTGGCACGGCGGCTGTTCCGTGCCGAGAAGGGCGGGCATACCGGCAGTCTCGACCCGCTGGCCACCGGGCTGCTGCCGCTGTGCTTCGGCGAGGCAACCAAGATCGCCGGCCTGCTGCTGGGCTCGGCCAAGGCCTATGACGCGCAGATCGCGCTGGGCACGACCACCGATACCGACGATGCCGACGGTGCGGTGTTGCGGCAGCGTCCGGTCCCGGCGCTCGACGCGCAGGCGCTGCGCCAGGCGCTGGCGCCGCTGATCGGGCACATCCGCCAGCGCGCCCCGATCTACTCGGCGCTGAAGCAGGGCGGCGAGCCGCTGTATGTGAAGGCGCGCCGCGGCGAGGCCATCGAGGCGCCCGAGCGCGAGGTCCACGTACAGGCGATCGAGGTCCTGGACCAGCAACCTGAATGGCTGCGGCTGCGGGTGACCTGCGGCTCGGGCACCTATATCCGCAGCATCGCCCGCGACCTGGGCGAAGCGTTGGGCTGCGGTGCCCACATCACCGCACTGCGGCGGCTGTGGGTGGAGCCGTTCCTGGCGCCGCGCATGATCGGCCTGGACGCGCTGCGCGAGCTGGCCGAAGCCGGTGACGACGCGGCGCTGTTGGAATGGCTGCTGCCGCTGGAGGCAGGGCTGGGCCATTTCGGCCGGGTCGAGCTGGATGCCCCGCGCGCGCAGCGCTTCTGCATGGGCCAGCGCCTGCGGGATCCGGCGTGGCCGCGCGGACAGGTGGCGGTGTTCGCCGACGACGGCAAGGCCCTGGGGCTGGGGCAGGTGGATGCGGCCGGCATGCTGGCGCCGCAGCGCCGTTTCAACCTCTGACCCGTTGCGCCCGGCAGGGGCGCCGATACAGGTTGCGCCTTGTGGCCGCAGGCGCGGATCGTTACAATTCTGCGGCCCTTTGCCGGGCACCGGTCCGCCGTCGGCGGGCCGCCTTCCTTAAACGGCGAGCTGCGCGGTGCGTCATCAGCACGTTCCTGCCGGCCACGCATCCAGAGAAAACATCATGTCGATCGACACCCAGAAAGTTATTGAAGACAACAAGCGCGGCGCCAACGACACCGGTTCGCCGGAAGTCCAGGTGGCCCTGCTGACCGCCCGCATCGAGCAGCTGACCGAACACTTCAAGGTCCACAAGAAGGACCACCACAGCCGCCGCGGCCTGCTGCAGCTGGTCAACCGCCGCCGCAGCCTGCTCGACTACCTGAAGAAGAAGGACGTCGAGCGCTACAAGGGCCTGATCGAAAAGCTTGGCCTGCGTCGCTAAGCAACAATCCCCCGCGGCGCAGCGATGCGCCGCGGTTTTGTTTTTGCAGTTCAGCAACATCTCCAGGGCCGGAACTCCGGCCGCCCGCCGGTGACAAGGGTCGCCGACGGTCCATTCGCAGACAGCATCCCCAAGGACACCCTCCGTGGCAAAAATCACCAAAACCTTCCAGTACGGCAAGCACACTGTCACGCTTGAGACCGGCGAAGTCGCCCGCCAGGCCAGCGGCGCCGTCATCGTCAAGATGGACGACACCGTGCTGCTGGTCACTGCCGTCGCCGCCAAGAGCGCGCGCGAAGGCCAGGACTTCTTCCCGCTGACCGTTGATTACCAGGAAAAGTTCTACGCCGGTGGCCGCATCCCGGGTGGCTTCTTCAAGCGCGAAGGCCGCGCCACGGAGAAGGAAACGCTGATCTCGCGCCTGATCGACCGTCCGATCCGCCCGCTGTTCCCGGAAGACTACAAGAACGAAGTGCAGATCATCGCCACGGTGATGTCGCTGAACCCGGAAGTGGACGGTGACATCCCGGCCCTGATCGGCGCCTCGGCGGCGCTGGCACTGGCCGGCACCCCGTTCAAGGGCCCGATCGGCGCCGCCAAGGTCGGCTACAAGAACGGCGAGTACATCCTCAACCCGACCGTGTCGGAGCTGAAGGAATCGCAGCTGGAACTGGTCGTTGCCGGTACCGCCAACGCCGTGCTGATGGTCGAGTCCGAGGCCGCGCTGCTGTCCGAGGACGTGATGCTGGGCGCGGTGACCTTCGGCCACCGCGAGATGCAGAAGGTCATCAACGCGATCAACGAACTGACCGTCGAAGCCGGCACCAAGCCGAGCGACTGGGTCGCCCCGGCCAAGAACGAGGCGCTGATCTCGGCGCTG
Protein-coding regions in this window:
- a CDS encoding translation initiation factor IF-2 — protein: MSQQTTIRKLAQLVNTPVEKLLEQLAQAGMKFSGPDQVVTSAEKVKLLGFLRRSHGKDEQVADEADAAPKKITLSRRTQQEVTVNAGRSKTTVNVEVRQKRTYVKPAAGAPMDADAERAEILRKLEESRQRNLEEQRMLAEKDRARAEQIAQQKAAEEAERLRAEAERKAAEEAAQAAKAPPRAAEDEDDEPVVKNVRHAPSPSRPHAVRDDRAAHAKPGSKARGPQSSDDNGGNRFGGQLHLSPSDRARRGGNNSNSRGRPGARAPQGRRGAEQSRGGGGNHGFERPTAPVVREVAIGDTITVADLAQKLALKGGEVVKALFKMGVMATITQSIDHDTAALVTEELGHKAVRAGNNDAEDALLAITDADQGDAVPRPPVVTIMGHVDHGKTSLLDYIRRTKVANGEAGGITQHIGAYHVETPKGVISFLDTPGHAAFTSMRARGAQLTDVVVVVVAADDGVMPQTREAIQHARAANAPIVVAINKIDKSSADPMRVKNELLAEQVVAEDFGGDTQMVEISAKTGQGIDDLLDAISLQAEVLELKAVAEGRASGVVIESSLDKGRGPVATVLVQQGQLKKGDYLVCGIQYGRVRALFDETGRQVAEAGPSIPVQVLGLSGVPDAGDDFVVVDDERLAKDVAQQRETKRRESRLVASAGSRMEDIMAQMGKGEGQQVLNLLIKADVQGSVQALSQSLVGLSNDEIRINVIHSGVGGITESDANSAVASKATVIGFNVRADASARRIIESNGVDLRYFSIIYDVIDQVKQVASGLLGVEIREEIIGIAEVRDVFRSSKFGAVAGCMVVEGVVKRNKPIRVLRDSVVVFEGELESLRRFKENVDEVRNGTECGIGVKAYNDVKAGDQIECFERIEVPRTL
- a CDS encoding ribosome-binding factor A encodes the protein MPKTFHRTDRVSAQIRRDLGTLVHAAVREHGLPSVSVSDVEVTRDMAHAKVFVTALMPERSVEAVKGLRELAGELRMGLARAMKLRHVPELHFHYDDSVDRGERIDNLLRDLPDVQSAQPGTDGEEGEKA
- a CDS encoding tRNA pseudouridine(55) synthase TruB, whose amino-acid sequence is MRPRIQFRRLDGIVLLDKSAGMSSNTALQVARRLFRAEKGGHTGSLDPLATGLLPLCFGEATKIAGLLLGSAKAYDAQIALGTTTDTDDADGAVLRQRPVPALDAQALRQALAPLIGHIRQRAPIYSALKQGGEPLYVKARRGEAIEAPEREVHVQAIEVLDQQPEWLRLRVTCGSGTYIRSIARDLGEALGCGAHITALRRLWVEPFLAPRMIGLDALRELAEAGDDAALLEWLLPLEAGLGHFGRVELDAPRAQRFCMGQRLRDPAWPRGQVAVFADDGKALGLGQVDAAGMLAPQRRFNL
- a CDS encoding 30S ribosomal protein S15, whose amino-acid sequence is MSIDTQKVIEDNKRGANDTGSPEVQVALLTARIEQLTEHFKVHKKDHHSRRGLLQLVNRRRSLLDYLKKKDVERYKGLIEKLGLRR